From Streptomyces sp. TLI_105, the proteins below share one genomic window:
- a CDS encoding carbohydrate ABC transporter permease, which yields MASAVTPSRRAAVVASAAPPSRRAALPYLLIAPAGLLMLGFIAYPVLSVFYYSLQNHNPTKPWRNGFAGLDNFTRILTDDPRFWGTLTFSLKWVVVEVSLQLVLGLALALIVNQTFVGRALGRALVFSPWAVSGVLTSAIWVLLYNSQTGISRYLADLGMGTYGTSWLSDTSTVFPAAVVADLWRGVPFFAILILADLQSVPKDLYEAAEVDGASRLRQFLHITLPHLRDAIVLSTLLRAVWEFNNVDLLYTLTGGGPAGETTTLPLYIAHTSVDAHNFGYASALTTVAFVILLFCSTVYLRLSKFGGDGK from the coding sequence ATGGCCTCAGCTGTGACCCCTTCACGCCGAGCCGCCGTCGTGGCCTCGGCTGCGCCCCCCTCACGCCGAGCCGCCCTGCCGTACCTGCTGATCGCCCCCGCGGGCCTCCTGATGCTGGGGTTCATCGCGTACCCGGTGCTCAGCGTCTTCTACTACAGCCTGCAGAACCACAACCCCACCAAACCGTGGCGGAACGGCTTCGCCGGCCTGGACAACTTCACGCGGATCCTCACCGACGACCCGCGGTTCTGGGGGACGCTGACCTTCAGTCTCAAGTGGGTCGTCGTGGAGGTGTCCCTCCAGCTCGTCCTCGGGCTCGCGCTCGCGCTCATCGTGAACCAGACCTTCGTCGGCCGCGCGCTGGGCCGGGCCCTGGTCTTCTCGCCCTGGGCGGTGTCGGGCGTGCTCACCTCGGCGATCTGGGTGCTGCTCTACAACTCCCAGACCGGCATCAGCCGTTACCTCGCGGACCTCGGCATGGGCACGTACGGCACGTCCTGGCTCTCCGACACCTCGACCGTCTTCCCGGCGGCGGTCGTCGCCGACCTCTGGCGCGGGGTGCCCTTCTTCGCGATCCTCATCCTGGCCGACCTCCAGTCCGTCCCGAAGGACCTGTACGAGGCGGCCGAGGTCGACGGGGCGAGCAGGCTCCGGCAGTTCCTGCACATCACGCTCCCCCACCTGCGGGACGCGATCGTCCTGTCCACGCTGCTGCGCGCGGTCTGGGAGTTCAACAACGTCGACCTGCTGTACACGCTGACCGGCGGCGGCCCCGCGGGAGAGACGACCACCCTGCCGCTGTACATCGCCCACACCAGCGTCGACGCCCACAACTTCGGTTACGCCTCCGCCCTCACCACGGTGGCGTTCGTGATCCTTCTCTTCTGCTCGACGGTCTATCTGCGCCTGAGCAAGTTCGGAGGCGACGGCAAGTGA
- a CDS encoding PmoA family protein: MTADTATLLRCAGRVVARYTTRPELTADRSPRPYLHPVTTLAGLPVTETVPEDHPHHLGAGVAVADVAGHNFWGGRTFVRGRGSVELDNHGTQRHDGFKLCDPDGFVEELSWTAGGERLLREHRTVAATALTDAAWALDLTFSLTNVSGRELSIGSPATNGRPGAAYGGFFWRAPKEATAPTVFGAGTDGSGADGSGADGSGADGSGTGNWGADGEEAVHGVAADWVAMSGEGWTLVFAGATAQTRRDPWFVRAAEYPGVGSSLAYGARLPVAAGETFVRRVVTVVADGRLDRAGAAALVRKAVAS, translated from the coding sequence ATGACCGCCGACACCGCCACCCTCCTGCGCTGCGCGGGCCGCGTCGTCGCCCGCTACACCACCCGGCCCGAGCTCACCGCCGACCGCTCCCCCCGGCCGTACCTCCACCCCGTCACCACCCTCGCCGGGCTGCCCGTGACGGAGACCGTGCCCGAGGACCACCCCCATCACCTCGGGGCGGGCGTCGCCGTGGCCGACGTCGCGGGCCACAACTTCTGGGGCGGGCGCACCTTCGTGCGCGGCCGGGGCTCCGTCGAGCTCGACAACCACGGGACGCAGCGGCACGACGGCTTCAAGCTGTGCGACCCGGACGGCTTCGTGGAGGAGCTGAGCTGGACGGCCGGCGGCGAGCGGCTGCTCCGCGAGCACCGGACGGTGGCGGCCACCGCGCTCACCGACGCCGCCTGGGCGCTCGACCTGACCTTCTCCCTGACCAACGTGTCGGGGCGTGAGCTGTCGATCGGCAGCCCGGCGACGAACGGCCGCCCGGGCGCCGCGTACGGCGGCTTCTTCTGGCGGGCGCCGAAGGAGGCGACGGCGCCGACGGTGTTCGGGGCGGGCACGGACGGCTCGGGCGCGGACGGCTCCGGCGCGGACGGCTCCGGCGCGGACGGCTCCGGCACCGGCAACTGGGGCGCCGACGGCGAGGAGGCCGTGCACGGCGTCGCCGCCGACTGGGTGGCCATGTCCGGCGAGGGCTGGACCCTGGTGTTCGCCGGGGCGACCGCGCAGACCCGTCGCGATCCGTGGTTCGTGCGGGCCGCCGAGTACCCGGGGGTCGGCTCCTCCCTCGCGTACGGGGCGCGGCTCCCGGTGGCGGCCGGGGAGACCTTCGTACGCCGGGTGGTGACCGTGGTCGCCGACGGCCGGCTCGACCGGGCGGGGGCCGCGGCCCTGGTCCGCAAGGCGGTGGCCTCATGA
- the araD gene encoding L-arabinonate dehydratase: protein MSRPEKRPEEAHAPSTEKRPEELRSHQWYGTDGLRSFSHRARTRQLGYLPEEHLGKPVIAILNTWSDINPCHVHLRDRAQAVKRGVWQAGGFPLEFPVSTLSETFQKPTPMLYRNLLAMETEELLRSYPVDGAVLMGGCDKTTPALLMGAASVDLPTVFVPAGPMLPGHWRGETLGSGTDMWKYWDEKRAGTIGDCEMAELENGLARSPGHCMTMGTASTLTAAAETLGVTVPGASSVPAVDSGHDRMAAASGLRIVELVRKDVRLSRILTQEAYEDAAAAVLALGGSTNAVIHLIAMAGRSGVKLTLDDFDRIARTVPVLANLRPGGRYLMEDFHFAGGMTGFLSRLTDVLHLDRPTVSHATLREQLAGALVHDDEVIRERSRPLAAEGGVAVLRGNLCPDGAVIKHIAAEPRLLRHTGPAVVFDDYRTMQRTIDDPALGITAEHVLVLRGAGPKGGPGMPEYGMLPIPRYLLEQGVRDMVRISDARMSGTSYGACVLHVAPESHVGGPLALVRTGDAITLDVAARSLHLHVTDEELDSRRAAWTPPPTRYERGYGALYMEHISQADTGCDFAFLARPGATPDPYAG, encoded by the coding sequence ATGAGCAGGCCGGAGAAGCGCCCCGAGGAGGCCCACGCACCCAGCACGGAGAAGCGCCCCGAGGAGCTCCGCAGCCACCAGTGGTACGGCACGGACGGGCTGCGCTCGTTCAGCCACCGCGCCCGCACCCGACAGCTCGGCTATCTGCCCGAGGAGCACCTCGGCAAGCCGGTGATCGCGATCCTCAACACCTGGTCCGACATCAATCCGTGCCACGTCCATCTGCGGGACCGGGCGCAGGCGGTGAAGCGGGGCGTGTGGCAGGCGGGCGGCTTCCCGCTGGAGTTCCCGGTCTCCACCCTGTCGGAGACCTTCCAGAAGCCGACCCCCATGCTCTACCGCAACCTCCTGGCGATGGAGACGGAGGAGCTGCTGCGCTCGTACCCGGTGGACGGGGCGGTGCTCATGGGCGGCTGTGACAAGACGACGCCCGCTCTCCTCATGGGCGCGGCCTCGGTCGACCTGCCGACCGTGTTCGTGCCGGCGGGACCGATGCTGCCGGGTCACTGGCGGGGCGAGACGCTCGGTTCCGGCACCGACATGTGGAAGTACTGGGACGAGAAGCGGGCCGGGACGATCGGCGACTGCGAGATGGCCGAGCTGGAGAACGGCCTCGCCCGCTCCCCCGGCCACTGCATGACGATGGGCACGGCGTCCACGCTCACCGCAGCCGCCGAGACCCTGGGCGTGACCGTGCCGGGCGCCTCCTCGGTGCCCGCGGTGGACTCCGGGCACGACCGGATGGCCGCCGCGTCGGGGCTGCGGATCGTGGAGCTCGTACGGAAGGACGTCAGGCTCTCCCGGATCCTGACCCAGGAGGCGTACGAGGACGCGGCGGCGGCCGTCCTGGCCCTCGGCGGTTCGACCAACGCGGTGATCCATCTGATCGCGATGGCCGGCCGGTCGGGGGTGAAGCTGACGCTCGACGACTTCGACCGGATCGCGCGGACCGTGCCGGTGCTCGCGAACCTGCGGCCGGGCGGGCGGTACCTGATGGAGGACTTCCACTTCGCGGGCGGCATGACCGGCTTCCTGTCCCGGCTCACCGACGTGCTCCACCTGGACCGGCCGACCGTCTCGCACGCCACGCTGCGCGAGCAGCTGGCCGGCGCCCTCGTCCATGACGACGAGGTGATCCGGGAGCGGTCGAGGCCGCTGGCCGCCGAGGGCGGGGTGGCGGTCCTGCGCGGCAACCTCTGCCCCGACGGCGCCGTCATCAAGCACATCGCGGCCGAGCCCCGTCTCCTCCGGCACACTGGGCCCGCGGTCGTCTTCGACGACTACCGGACAATGCAGCGGACCATCGACGACCCGGCGCTCGGGATCACGGCCGAGCACGTGCTCGTGCTGCGCGGCGCGGGCCCCAAGGGCGGGCCGGGGATGCCCGAGTACGGCATGCTGCCCATCCCCCGGTACCTCCTGGAGCAGGGGGTGCGGGACATGGTCCGGATCTCGGACGCCCGGATGAGCGGGACGAGTTACGGGGCGTGCGTGCTGCACGTGGCGCCCGAGTCGCATGTCGGCGGACCCCTCGCCCTCGTCCGCACGGGCGATGCGATCACCCTCGACGTCGCTGCCCGCTCCCTCCACCTGCACGTCACGGACGAGGAGCTTGACAGCCGCAGGGCCGCGTGGACACCGCCGCCGACCCGGTACGAGCGGGGCTACGGCGCGCTCTACATGGAGCACATCTCCCAGGCCGACACCGGCTGCGACTTCGCGTTCCTGGCCCGGCCGGGAGCCACCCCCGATCCGTACGCGGGCTGA
- a CDS encoding Gfo/Idh/MocA family protein, with protein MSSTHTDKEDMNTARTPAPLPVVLAGARGHGRSHLLNIRRLEERGLVRLAGVCELRPLQAAELDGIGDPEQSADFEALLASTGARIAVLSTPIQTHTDMALAAARHGAHVLLEKPPAPSYAEFRRMADGVEAAGVSCQIGFQSLGSHAVPAIRRMVEEGAIGELLGVGAAGAWVRDEAYFRRAPWAGHRRLDGVDVVDGALTNPLAHAVATALALSGSTRAEDAPHIETELLRANAIESDDTSAVRVVTSVGTHVTVAATLCAEKPAEPYVLVHGSRGRITFWYRQDRVLVQRAGHGPVETGYGRTDLLENLVAHVTEGERLWVPPAETGAFMRVVEAVRTAPEPLDVPAAHWRAEPGESGPRRVVGGVDALVDASADTLRLFSELGAPWAPSTRAEAR; from the coding sequence ATGAGCAGCACCCACACGGACAAGGAAGACATGAACACCGCACGCACCCCGGCCCCGCTGCCGGTCGTCCTCGCCGGCGCCCGCGGCCACGGCCGCAGCCACCTCCTCAACATCCGCCGCCTCGAAGAGCGCGGTCTCGTCCGCCTCGCCGGGGTCTGCGAGCTGCGCCCGCTGCAGGCGGCCGAACTGGACGGCATCGGCGACCCGGAGCAGTCCGCCGACTTCGAGGCGCTCCTCGCCTCCACCGGCGCCCGGATCGCCGTGCTCTCCACCCCCATCCAGACCCACACCGACATGGCGCTCGCCGCCGCCCGGCACGGCGCGCACGTCCTCCTGGAGAAGCCGCCCGCCCCGTCGTACGCCGAGTTCCGCCGGATGGCCGACGGCGTCGAGGCCGCCGGGGTGTCCTGCCAGATCGGCTTCCAGTCGCTCGGCTCGCACGCGGTCCCCGCGATCCGCCGCATGGTGGAGGAGGGCGCGATCGGAGAACTCCTCGGCGTCGGCGCGGCCGGGGCCTGGGTCCGCGACGAGGCGTACTTCCGGCGCGCGCCCTGGGCGGGACACCGGCGGCTCGACGGCGTGGACGTCGTCGACGGGGCCCTCACCAACCCGCTCGCGCACGCCGTCGCCACGGCGCTCGCACTCTCCGGCTCCACCCGCGCCGAGGACGCCCCGCACATCGAGACGGAGCTGCTGCGCGCGAACGCCATCGAGTCCGACGACACCTCGGCCGTGCGGGTCGTGACCTCGGTCGGCACCCACGTCACGGTCGCGGCGACGCTCTGCGCCGAGAAGCCGGCGGAGCCGTACGTGCTCGTCCACGGCAGCCGGGGCCGGATCACCTTCTGGTACCGGCAGGACCGGGTCCTGGTGCAGCGCGCCGGGCACGGCCCCGTGGAGACCGGGTACGGCCGCACCGACCTCCTGGAGAACCTCGTCGCGCACGTCACCGAGGGCGAGCGGCTGTGGGTGCCCCCGGCGGAGACCGGCGCCTTCATGCGGGTCGTCGAGGCGGTACGGACCGCCCCCGAACCCCTGGACGTCCCCGCCGCCCACTGGCGCGCCGAGCCCGGCGAGAGCGGACCGCGCCGGGTCGTCGGGGGCGTCGACGCCCTGGTCGACGCGAGCGCCGACACCCTCCGGCTCTTCTCCGAACTCGGCGCCCCCTGGGCGCCGTCGACCCGGGCGGAGGCCCGATGA
- a CDS encoding GntR family transcriptional regulator, which translates to MAFAPSPIPSRTQYVLEAIKHDILTGGLRPGQALVEAELAAHFGVSKTPVREALKTLAGSGLVVMSQYKGVTVRTVDADMARAVYDVRLLLEPEAVRRAVASGAPLDAADEALRRAAGAEDPAERSLANRDFHRALYLPCGNPLLGRMLDEVRDQAALVSTVAWAAVPSWEREAAEHAEILRLAAAGDAEGAGRAVHDHIASFVERAFPQSPLISE; encoded by the coding sequence ATGGCCTTCGCCCCCAGCCCCATCCCCTCCCGCACCCAGTACGTCCTGGAAGCGATCAAGCACGACATCCTCACCGGGGGCCTCAGACCCGGCCAGGCGCTCGTGGAGGCCGAGCTCGCCGCGCACTTCGGGGTGTCGAAGACCCCGGTCCGCGAGGCGCTCAAGACCCTCGCGGGCAGCGGGCTCGTGGTGATGAGCCAGTACAAGGGCGTCACGGTCCGGACGGTCGACGCGGACATGGCCCGCGCGGTGTACGACGTGCGCCTGCTCCTGGAGCCCGAGGCCGTCCGCCGCGCCGTCGCCTCCGGCGCCCCGCTCGACGCGGCCGACGAGGCCCTGCGCCGCGCCGCCGGAGCCGAGGACCCGGCCGAACGGTCCCTCGCCAACCGGGACTTCCACCGGGCGCTCTACCTGCCCTGCGGCAATCCGCTGCTCGGCCGGATGCTCGACGAGGTCCGCGACCAGGCGGCCCTGGTCTCCACGGTCGCCTGGGCCGCCGTCCCCTCCTGGGAGCGCGAGGCCGCCGAGCACGCGGAGATCCTGCGCCTCGCCGCCGCGGGCGACGCCGAGGGAGCCGGCAGGGCCGTGCACGACCACATCGCCTCGTTCGTCGAGCGCGCCTTCCCCCAGTCCCCCTTGATCAGCGAATGA
- a CDS encoding carbohydrate ABC transporter permease translates to MTAATPLTAVPARTKHRALDETPRWQIYLPLGIYLLFTLVPFYWILLFAVRPAGSTSLLPWPMTTAHFEKVWTERNFAVFFQNSLFIGVAVLISTTVVALAGGYALARFDFRIKKGFMLALLCSQFVPGALLLVPLFQIFAGLRMINSLGSVVIAETVFQLPLSMILISGFIRNVPYSLEEAAWVDGCNRFHAFRIVVLPLLRPGLVAVGSFAFVHAWNHFLFALMFLSSQDKQTIPVGLNTLMGADSVDLGALAAGGVIAAVPVVVVFAFIQKWLVTGFSAGAVKG, encoded by the coding sequence GTGACAGCCGCGACCCCCCTGACCGCCGTCCCCGCCCGCACGAAGCACAGGGCCTTGGACGAGACACCCCGTTGGCAGATCTACCTGCCGCTCGGGATCTACCTCCTCTTCACCCTCGTTCCCTTCTACTGGATCCTGCTCTTCGCCGTACGGCCCGCCGGCTCGACCTCGCTGCTGCCCTGGCCGATGACGACGGCGCACTTCGAGAAGGTGTGGACCGAGCGGAACTTCGCCGTCTTCTTCCAGAACAGCCTGTTCATCGGCGTGGCGGTGCTCATCAGCACCACCGTCGTCGCCCTGGCCGGCGGATACGCCCTCGCCCGCTTCGACTTCCGGATCAAGAAGGGCTTCATGCTGGCCCTGCTCTGCTCCCAGTTCGTGCCGGGCGCCCTGCTCCTCGTCCCGCTCTTCCAGATCTTCGCCGGGCTGCGGATGATCAACTCCCTCGGCAGCGTCGTCATCGCCGAGACCGTCTTCCAGCTCCCGCTGTCGATGATCCTCATCAGCGGCTTCATCAGGAACGTGCCGTACTCCCTGGAGGAGGCGGCCTGGGTCGACGGCTGCAACCGGTTCCACGCCTTCCGGATCGTCGTCCTGCCGCTGCTGCGGCCCGGTCTGGTCGCCGTCGGCTCCTTCGCCTTCGTGCACGCCTGGAACCACTTCCTCTTCGCCCTGATGTTCCTCAGCAGCCAGGACAAGCAGACCATCCCCGTCGGCCTCAACACCCTCATGGGCGCCGACAGCGTCGACCTCGGCGCGCTCGCGGCGGGCGGCGTCATCGCCGCCGTCCCCGTGGTCGTCGTCTTCGCCTTCATCCAGAAGTGGCTGGTCACCGGCTTCAGCGCGGGGGCGGTGAAGGGATGA
- a CDS encoding dihydrodipicolinate synthase family protein: MSEQRVSMEFETMRAALADVVAIPVTPFAEDGSVDTVAHRALLRRLLDGGVRTLTPNGNTGEFYALTPEERRSLTEATVEEAAGRAAILVGVGHDVPTAVEAARHARAAGAHMVMVHQPVHPYVSESGWVDYHRAIAEAVPELGVVPYLRNPLLSGARLAELGAACPNVVGVKYAVPDAARFAGFARDAGLDRFVWVAGLAEPYAPAYFAGGATGFTSGLVNVSPALSLEMLAALRAGDYPTAMKVWERIRHFEELRAANASADNVTVVKEALASLGLCRRDIRPPSRELPEAEREEVAAIAAGWPI; this comes from the coding sequence ATGAGCGAACAGCGAGTGAGCATGGAATTCGAGACGATGAGGGCCGCCCTCGCCGACGTCGTGGCCATCCCGGTCACCCCGTTCGCCGAGGACGGCTCCGTGGACACCGTCGCCCACCGCGCGCTCCTGCGCCGGCTGCTCGACGGCGGGGTCCGCACCCTCACCCCCAACGGCAACACCGGCGAGTTCTACGCCCTCACCCCCGAGGAGCGTCGCTCCCTCACCGAGGCGACCGTCGAGGAGGCCGCCGGCCGCGCCGCGATCCTGGTCGGCGTCGGGCACGACGTGCCGACCGCCGTGGAGGCCGCCCGGCACGCCCGCGCCGCCGGCGCCCACATGGTGATGGTCCACCAGCCCGTCCACCCGTACGTCTCCGAGAGCGGCTGGGTCGACTACCACCGGGCGATCGCCGAGGCCGTGCCCGAACTGGGCGTCGTCCCCTACCTCCGCAACCCGCTGCTGAGCGGGGCCCGGCTCGCCGAGCTCGGCGCCGCCTGCCCCAACGTCGTCGGCGTGAAGTACGCCGTCCCGGACGCGGCCCGGTTCGCCGGCTTCGCGCGGGACGCGGGCCTCGACCGGTTCGTGTGGGTGGCGGGCCTCGCCGAGCCGTACGCGCCCGCGTACTTCGCGGGCGGCGCGACCGGCTTCACCTCCGGTCTGGTCAACGTCTCCCCCGCCCTCTCCCTGGAGATGCTGGCCGCGCTGCGGGCGGGCGACTACCCGACGGCGATGAAGGTGTGGGAGCGGATCCGCCACTTCGAGGAGCTGCGCGCGGCCAACGCGAGCGCCGACAACGTGACCGTGGTGAAGGAGGCCCTCGCCTCGCTCGGCCTGTGCCGCCGCGACATCCGCCCGCCGAGCCGGGAACTCCCGGAGGCGGAGCGGGAAGAGGTGGCGGCGATAGCCGCGGGGTGGCCGATATGA